The following coding sequences lie in one Spirosoma sp. KUDC1026 genomic window:
- a CDS encoding glycosyltransferase family 2 protein, producing MATSTESLRSFVTRPYQSQSSSATTTSYPKLTIVTPSYNQAHYLERTILSVLNQQYPNLEYLIIDGGSTDGTLEIIKKYEPYLAGWVSEKDRGQTDAINKGFRMATGDYVAFQNSDDVFAPDALHRVARAWQKSPEIDVFFGDMYITDEEDVILEELRAPDFCAECQVYEGMQVFNQALFIKRNRLDEFGLLDENLRFVIDYEIIARLGVQPGMRFQHIDGFWGGFRVQPDAKSSTIAKTVGLQEHEQVKNKYRPYLRSRLSESFWLRYCRLRKLFTFVLQGNFGYVRHRLQLRRRSANPS from the coding sequence ATGGCAACATCGACAGAATCGTTACGTTCGTTCGTGACCCGCCCCTACCAGTCGCAGTCTTCGTCAGCTACGACAACGTCGTACCCTAAGCTTACGATCGTTACGCCGTCGTACAATCAGGCGCACTACCTGGAACGCACGATCCTGAGCGTCCTGAATCAGCAGTACCCGAATCTGGAATATTTGATCATCGACGGTGGTTCGACGGATGGTACGCTGGAAATCATCAAAAAGTACGAACCGTACCTGGCGGGCTGGGTCAGTGAAAAAGACCGGGGTCAGACCGATGCCATCAATAAAGGTTTCCGCATGGCTACGGGCGACTACGTAGCGTTTCAGAACTCAGACGATGTTTTCGCCCCCGATGCGCTGCACCGCGTGGCCCGGGCCTGGCAAAAATCGCCGGAGATCGACGTTTTTTTCGGCGATATGTACATTACCGACGAAGAGGACGTTATTCTGGAAGAGCTGCGGGCGCCAGATTTCTGCGCGGAATGCCAAGTGTACGAAGGGATGCAGGTATTCAACCAGGCACTGTTTATCAAACGAAATCGGCTGGATGAGTTTGGGTTACTGGACGAAAATCTGCGGTTCGTAATCGATTACGAAATTATTGCCCGGCTTGGGGTTCAGCCAGGGATGCGGTTTCAGCATATCGACGGATTCTGGGGCGGGTTTCGGGTGCAGCCCGACGCTAAATCATCCACGATTGCTAAAACAGTGGGTTTACAGGAGCACGAGCAGGTAAAAAATAAATACCGGCCTTACCTCCGGTCGCGGCTGAGCGAATCCTTCTGGCTGCGGTACTGCCGCCTGCGGAAGTTGTTTACGTTCGTTTTACAGGGTAACTTTGGCTACGTACGTCACCGACTGCAGCTCCGTCGCCGATCGGCGAATCCATCGTAG
- a CDS encoding glycosyltransferase family 4 protein, protein MKVLFDHQCFTGGMYGGVSRYFYDLMRSFTHIPDVEFDLSLLLSNNDYLNRASFSNHIRYRRFAQNKRVNQAASALNRINSLRQIKAGNFDVFHPTYYHRYFLDSIGKKPFVLTFYDAASERYKDQFPELGEGLTAVKQQLLDRADAIISISEFTSEELVRYFNVDPAKIRTVYLGTEFSEPAIRSVQQPKPVDFPYLLFVGKRELYKNFSGFYRAIQPVMNRHPDLHLICAGGGTFTPAEQATFHQAGLSDRTHFRPITDASLMGLYQHAIAFVFPSLNEGFGIPVLEAFSGNCPVVLSNRTSLPEVGQDAALYFDPDDDDSVADAIERVVTDEALRDLLRQKGNVRLQAFSCDKTARQTLDVYQSLR, encoded by the coding sequence ATGAAAGTCCTTTTCGACCATCAATGCTTCACGGGAGGCATGTACGGGGGGGTATCCCGGTACTTTTACGACCTGATGCGTTCTTTTACGCACATTCCGGACGTTGAATTTGATCTATCACTGCTGCTGTCCAACAACGATTACCTCAACCGGGCGTCGTTCAGCAACCACATCCGTTACCGGCGGTTTGCGCAAAACAAACGGGTTAACCAGGCAGCATCGGCTTTGAACCGCATCAATAGTCTCCGGCAGATCAAAGCCGGCAATTTTGACGTTTTCCACCCAACGTATTACCACCGTTATTTTCTGGATTCGATCGGTAAAAAACCGTTCGTACTGACGTTCTACGACGCGGCCAGTGAGCGGTACAAAGACCAGTTTCCAGAGCTGGGCGAGGGGCTGACTGCCGTGAAGCAGCAACTGCTTGACCGCGCCGACGCCATTATTTCGATCTCCGAATTTACCAGCGAGGAGCTGGTCCGTTATTTTAACGTCGACCCGGCTAAGATCAGGACCGTCTACCTCGGCACCGAGTTCAGTGAACCCGCCATACGGTCGGTACAGCAGCCGAAGCCCGTTGATTTCCCGTACCTGCTCTTTGTAGGCAAACGGGAGTTATACAAGAATTTCAGCGGGTTTTACCGCGCTATTCAGCCGGTAATGAATCGTCACCCGGATCTGCACCTCATCTGCGCCGGTGGCGGCACCTTCACTCCGGCCGAGCAGGCAACTTTCCACCAGGCCGGTCTGAGCGACCGGACGCATTTCCGCCCGATTACCGATGCCAGCCTGATGGGTCTTTATCAGCACGCAATAGCCTTTGTTTTTCCGTCGCTGAACGAAGGCTTCGGTATTCCGGTGCTGGAAGCATTCAGTGGCAACTGCCCGGTTGTCTTAAGCAACCGAACCTCGCTACCCGAAGTAGGCCAGGATGCGGCCCTGTATTTTGATCCTGACGATGACGATTCGGTTGCCGATGCCATCGAGCGCGTCGTGACGGACGAAGCCTTACGGGATTTACTACGTCAGAAAGGCAACGTACGGCTGCAGGCTTTCTCGTGTGATAAAACCGCCCGGCAGACGCTGGATGTTTACCAATCGCTCCGATAA